From Vicinamibacterales bacterium, the proteins below share one genomic window:
- a CDS encoding branched-chain amino acid transaminase codes for MAAPFPGTGKIWMNGTLVDWADAKIHIASHVVHYGSAVFEGARCYDTPRGSACFRLDAHLNRLFDSAKIYRMEPRESYAELHQAVMDTIKANDFRACYIRPLVYRGYHTLGVNPFPCPVDTAIMLWDWGTYLGEDALTNGVDVCVSSWSRSAPNTFPTLAKTSANYANSSLIKMEAVAEGYTEGIALDTFGYLSEGSGQNLFVVRNNVLYTPPVTASILPGITRDSVITLARDLGFVVREEMLPRELLYIADEAFFAGTAVEITPIRAVDKIAIGNGRRGPITEAVQQAFFDVINGRAEDKHGWLEYVYEGEPRQAVGAAAGSKTATGL; via the coding sequence ATGGCCGCACCTTTTCCTGGAACCGGCAAGATCTGGATGAACGGCACGCTCGTCGACTGGGCGGACGCCAAGATTCACATCGCCTCGCACGTCGTTCACTATGGCAGCGCGGTCTTCGAAGGGGCGCGCTGCTACGACACGCCGCGCGGCTCGGCATGCTTCCGCCTCGACGCCCACCTCAACCGCCTGTTCGATTCCGCGAAGATCTACCGGATGGAACCGCGGGAGTCCTACGCCGAGCTGCACCAGGCGGTGATGGACACCATCAAGGCCAACGACTTCAGGGCGTGCTACATCCGCCCGCTCGTCTATCGCGGGTATCACACGCTGGGAGTCAATCCGTTCCCCTGCCCGGTCGACACCGCGATCATGCTGTGGGACTGGGGGACCTATCTCGGCGAGGACGCGCTCACCAACGGCGTGGACGTCTGCGTCAGCTCGTGGTCGCGCTCGGCGCCGAACACGTTCCCGACGCTGGCGAAGACGTCGGCGAACTACGCGAACTCGTCGCTGATCAAGATGGAAGCGGTGGCGGAAGGCTACACCGAAGGGATCGCGCTCGACACGTTCGGCTATCTCAGCGAAGGCAGCGGCCAGAACCTGTTCGTCGTCCGCAACAACGTCCTCTACACCCCGCCGGTGACCGCGTCGATCCTGCCGGGGATTACGCGCGACTCGGTGATCACGCTGGCGCGCGACCTGGGCTTCGTGGTGCGGGAAGAGATGCTGCCGCGCGAGCTCCTCTACATCGCCGACGAAGCATTCTTCGCCGGCACCGCCGTCGAGATCACGCCGATCAGGGCGGTGGACAAGATCGCGATCGGCAACGGCCGCCGCGGTCCCATCACCGAAGCCGTCCAGCAGGCGTTTTTCGACGTCATCAACGGGCGCGCCGAAGACAAGCACGGCTGGCTCGAGTACGTGTACGAGGGGGAGCCGCGCCAGGCAGTCGGCGCGGCGGCGGGCTCAAAAACCGCAACAGGGCTTTAA
- a CDS encoding serine/threonine-protein kinase, with product MLFKGQQLGKYKIIAPLGSGGFGTVYLANDTWIDKRVAIKVPHRQNLDFGELLREPRLLASVSHPNIVAITTAEKQDGVFFIVMEYVPGETLENIIAARGALDLTLALDFTCQICNAVDHAHKQGVIHRDLRPANVLVGEHDMLKVADFGTSRFLEIAAHGTTVIGSPPYMAPEQFHGKAVFASDIYSLGVTMYQMLTGQLPYDTPAPADLDKLMSGELVSPPKLRNPSIPKGISDIVMKAMAPDPTARYQRATDLMHDVLAARSATRTPQPGAVARTAAGGRSGRDRRDDVQSIQSRLRAREAPAARFCWHCRKPLHARTDRCPFCNEQQ from the coding sequence TTGCTCTTCAAGGGCCAGCAGCTCGGTAAATACAAGATCATCGCGCCGCTCGGCAGCGGCGGGTTCGGCACCGTCTACCTCGCCAACGACACCTGGATCGACAAGCGCGTCGCCATCAAAGTCCCGCACCGGCAGAACCTGGATTTCGGCGAGCTGCTGCGCGAGCCGCGTCTGCTCGCCTCGGTCAGCCATCCCAACATCGTCGCCATCACCACCGCCGAGAAGCAGGACGGCGTCTTCTTCATTGTCATGGAATACGTCCCGGGCGAGACGCTGGAGAACATCATCGCCGCGCGCGGCGCGCTCGATCTCACGCTCGCGCTCGACTTCACCTGCCAGATCTGCAACGCCGTCGATCACGCGCACAAGCAGGGGGTGATCCACCGCGATCTCCGTCCGGCGAACGTGCTGGTCGGCGAGCACGACATGTTGAAGGTGGCCGATTTCGGCACGTCGCGCTTTCTCGAGATCGCGGCGCACGGCACGACGGTGATCGGCAGCCCGCCCTACATGGCGCCGGAGCAGTTCCACGGCAAGGCCGTGTTCGCGTCCGACATCTACTCGCTCGGCGTGACGATGTACCAGATGCTCACCGGGCAGCTGCCCTACGACACCCCCGCGCCGGCGGATCTCGACAAGCTGATGTCGGGGGAGCTGGTGTCGCCGCCGAAACTGCGGAATCCGTCGATTCCGAAAGGCATCAGCGACATCGTCATGAAGGCGATGGCGCCGGATCCGACCGCGCGGTACCAGCGCGCGACGGATCTGATGCACGACGTGCTGGCGGCGCGCAGCGCCACCCGGACGCCGCAGCCCGGGGCCGTGGCGCGCACCGCCGCGGGCGGCCGAAGCGGACGCGACCGGCGGGACGACGTGCAGAGCATCCAGAGCCGGCTGCGCGCGCGCGAAGCGCCGGCGGCGCGATTCTGCTGGCACTGCCGCAAACCGCTGCACGCGCGGACCGATCGATGTCCGTTCTGTAATGAGCAGCAATGA
- a CDS encoding 16S rRNA (uracil(1498)-N(3))-methyltransferase yields MLPRFLADTIDARSGTAQLGEDEARHLSQVLRLGIGDEVAVFDGAGREFRARVERVTRSAAEVRLIAEADAAPEPAVRLTLAQAALKGEKMDDVVRDATMMGASAIEPLVTANVAAHLKAGRAPERWRRIAIASAKQCRRAVVPRIGAGMEFDAWLADDRSALRLLLVEPAGAVEARRLADLARAPPESVSLLVGPEGGWSAAEVSSAVAAGCVPLTLGRRTLRADAVPVIAIGVIQSLWGDL; encoded by the coding sequence ATGCTGCCTCGCTTTCTGGCCGACACCATCGACGCGCGCTCCGGTACCGCGCAGCTCGGCGAGGACGAAGCCCGCCACCTCTCGCAGGTGCTTCGGCTCGGCATCGGCGACGAGGTCGCCGTCTTCGACGGCGCGGGACGCGAATTCCGCGCGCGCGTCGAGCGCGTCACGCGATCCGCGGCCGAGGTCCGCCTGATCGCCGAGGCCGACGCCGCACCGGAGCCGGCCGTGCGGCTCACGCTCGCGCAGGCGGCGCTCAAGGGAGAGAAGATGGACGACGTGGTGCGCGACGCCACCATGATGGGCGCGAGCGCGATCGAGCCGCTCGTCACCGCGAACGTCGCGGCGCACCTGAAGGCGGGACGCGCGCCGGAGCGGTGGCGCCGGATTGCGATCGCCTCCGCCAAGCAATGCCGCCGCGCGGTGGTGCCGCGGATCGGCGCGGGAATGGAATTCGACGCCTGGCTGGCGGACGATCGCTCGGCGCTCCGCCTGCTGCTGGTGGAGCCGGCAGGCGCCGTCGAGGCGCGCCGGCTGGCGGATCTCGCGAGGGCGCCGCCCGAATCGGTGTCGCTCCTCGTCGGCCCCGAAGGCGGGTGGAGCGCGGCCGAGGTCTCGTCCGCCGTCGCCGCGGGATGCGTTCCGCTGACGCTCGGCCGTCGCACGCTCCGCGCCGACGCCGTGCCGGTTATTGCGATCGGGGTGATTCAGTCGCTCTGGGGCGACCTCTAG
- a CDS encoding 50S ribosomal protein L11 methyltransferase: protein MAEYPALEIAFLPPHDPALAERLYALLDDFEPTAIHDDELNDVWRVFFRAAAVRDAARSALTSLPGVRTAAISVADEDWARRSQEGLKAISAGGLTVAPPWDVPRDSGRPVIMIEPSTGFGTGHHATTRLCLLLLQRLDLRGARVLDIGTGSGVLALAAWKLGAADVVAIDHDPDALDNARENIARNGAAAAIDIIQDDLASLRIERADVVLGNLTGAVLVRYADELRGLLTEHGCLLLSGFAPDDLTLVQSAFAGLTVVQSLAEGEWGAVLLARGRPRATESPRSQ, encoded by the coding sequence TTGGCTGAGTACCCGGCGCTCGAAATCGCGTTCCTGCCGCCGCACGACCCCGCGCTTGCCGAGCGCCTCTACGCGCTGCTCGACGACTTCGAGCCCACCGCCATTCACGACGACGAGCTGAACGACGTCTGGCGCGTGTTCTTTCGCGCCGCCGCGGTGCGCGACGCGGCGCGGAGCGCGCTGACGTCCCTGCCCGGCGTCCGGACCGCCGCGATCAGCGTCGCGGATGAAGACTGGGCCCGGCGATCGCAGGAAGGGCTGAAGGCGATCTCGGCCGGCGGACTGACGGTGGCGCCCCCCTGGGACGTGCCGCGCGACAGCGGCCGGCCGGTGATCATGATCGAGCCGTCCACGGGCTTCGGCACCGGCCATCACGCGACCACGCGGTTGTGCCTGCTGCTGTTGCAGCGGCTCGATCTCCGCGGCGCGCGCGTGCTCGACATCGGCACCGGCTCCGGCGTCCTGGCGCTGGCGGCCTGGAAGCTCGGCGCCGCCGATGTGGTCGCGATCGACCACGATCCCGATGCGCTGGACAACGCGCGGGAGAACATCGCCCGCAACGGCGCCGCCGCGGCGATCGACATCATCCAGGACGATCTCGCCTCGCTGCGCATCGAGCGGGCGGACGTGGTGCTGGGCAACCTGACCGGGGCGGTGCTGGTCCGCTACGCCGACGAACTGCGGGGGCTGCTGACGGAGCACGGCTGCCTGCTGCTCAGCGGCTTCGCGCCCGACGATCTGACGCTCGTCCAGTCGGCATTCGCCGGCCTCACGGTGGTCCAGTCGCTCGCCGAAGGCGAATGGGGCGCGGTGCTGCTCGCTAGAGGTCGCCCCAGAGCGACTGAATCACCCCGATCGCAATAA
- the dnaJ gene encoding molecular chaperone DnaJ, with protein MSKRDYYEILGVGRDATDQQIKSAYRKLALKHHPDRNPGDKKAEEAFKEAAEAYAVISDPEKRAAYDRFGHAGVGAGAGGFDPSAFAGFEDIFGNLGDLFGFGDMFGGRRRRGGPQRGADLRYDLEISFEESFTGTETTLQIPREETCETCTGTGAAAGTSPEVCSHCRGTGQQRFQQGFLTVARPCPTCRGTGKMIRNPCQACRGNGRVSRDRKITAKIPAGIATGQRLRLYGEGEHGSAGGPPGDLYVVVHVQEHKFFQRDGDDLYCELPIPFPTIALGGEVRVPTMVGEEELRVPAGTQAGARFKLRGKGMPNVSGRGHGDLYAIARVAVPKKLTKEQKHLLEELAKTMPQERLDGAAGDGGEKPFFEKVKDIFG; from the coding sequence TTGAGCAAGCGGGACTATTACGAAATCCTCGGCGTCGGCCGCGACGCAACGGACCAGCAGATCAAGAGCGCCTACCGGAAACTGGCGCTGAAGCACCATCCGGACCGCAACCCCGGCGACAAGAAGGCGGAAGAAGCCTTCAAGGAAGCCGCGGAAGCGTACGCCGTGATCTCGGATCCGGAGAAGCGCGCCGCCTACGACCGGTTCGGCCACGCCGGCGTCGGCGCGGGCGCCGGCGGCTTCGATCCGAGCGCCTTCGCCGGGTTCGAGGACATCTTCGGCAATCTCGGCGATCTGTTCGGCTTCGGCGACATGTTCGGCGGCCGGCGGCGGCGCGGCGGCCCGCAGCGCGGCGCCGATCTGCGCTACGACCTCGAGATCTCGTTCGAGGAGTCGTTCACCGGCACCGAGACCACGCTGCAGATCCCGCGCGAGGAAACCTGCGAGACCTGCACCGGCACGGGCGCGGCCGCCGGCACGTCGCCGGAAGTCTGCAGCCACTGCCGCGGCACCGGCCAGCAGCGTTTTCAGCAGGGCTTTCTCACCGTCGCGCGTCCCTGCCCCACCTGCCGCGGCACCGGGAAGATGATCAGGAACCCCTGCCAGGCGTGCCGCGGCAACGGCCGCGTCTCGCGCGATCGCAAGATCACCGCGAAGATTCCCGCCGGCATCGCCACCGGTCAGCGGCTGCGTCTCTACGGCGAGGGGGAGCACGGCAGCGCCGGCGGCCCTCCCGGCGACCTCTACGTGGTCGTGCACGTGCAGGAGCACAAGTTCTTCCAGCGCGACGGCGACGACCTGTACTGCGAGCTGCCGATCCCGTTTCCGACGATCGCGCTCGGCGGCGAGGTCCGCGTGCCGACGATGGTCGGCGAGGAGGAGCTGCGCGTGCCGGCGGGAACGCAGGCGGGCGCGCGGTTCAAGCTCCGCGGCAAGGGCATGCCGAACGTCTCCGGCCGGGGCCACGGCGATCTCTACGCCATCGCCCGCGTCGCGGTGCCCAAAAAGCTCACCAAGGAACAGAAACACCTGCTCGAGGAGCTCGCGAAGACGATGCCGCAGGAGCGGCTCGACGGCGCCGCGGGCGACGGCGGCGAGAAGCCGTTCTTCGAAAAGGTGAAGGACATCTTTGGCTGA
- the grpE gene encoding nucleotide exchange factor GrpE, with protein MADGGRDIMADDTLETPAPAAADAPDAPAADAAELTRQRDDYYDRLLRKTAEFDNYRKRTDRERQQLAEAAAADLIKDLLPLLDDLERALKADAGSDVSGIRRGVELIHRQMFETLRKRGVTPIEALGQDFDPHFHNAVAYEPAEGRREGEVIEEFARGYMLGDRLLRPAMVKVAKG; from the coding sequence ATGGCTGACGGCGGACGGGACATCATGGCGGACGACACTCTCGAGACCCCGGCCCCCGCGGCGGCAGACGCGCCCGACGCGCCAGCCGCGGATGCGGCGGAGCTGACGCGCCAGCGGGACGACTACTACGATCGGCTGCTGCGCAAGACCGCGGAGTTCGACAACTATCGCAAGCGCACGGATCGCGAGCGGCAGCAGCTCGCGGAAGCGGCGGCCGCGGATCTGATCAAGGATCTCCTGCCCCTGCTCGATGACCTCGAGCGGGCGCTCAAGGCGGACGCCGGCAGCGACGTGTCCGGCATCCGGCGCGGCGTCGAACTGATTCACCGGCAGATGTTCGAGACGCTGCGCAAGCGCGGCGTCACGCCGATCGAGGCGCTCGGCCAGGACTTCGATCCGCACTTCCACAACGCCGTCGCGTACGAGCCCGCCGAGGGACGCCGCGAAGGGGAAGTGATCGAGGAGTTCGCGCGAGGTTACATGCTCGGGGACCGCTTGCTGCGTCCCGCGATGGTGAAGGTGGCAAAGGGTTGA